The Acidithiobacillus thiooxidans ATCC 19377 DNA window AATTTCGCAACGCCTGCCGGACCTACGCAGAAGGCCAGATTGTAGGACAACGGCAGGATTTTGAACGACTCGGCATCCTCGGCGACTGGCAGCATCCCTATCTGACCATGCATTTTGCGGCAGAAGCCAATATTCTCCGGGAACTTGGTCGCTTGACCGTCAATAGTCAGGTAGTACGCGGTGCCAAACCCGTCCACTGGTGTGTGGATTGTGGTAGTGCACTGGCCGAAGCGGAAGTCGAATATCAGGATCGCACGGATCCCTCCATTGATGTGGCTTTTGCCGTTGCCAATCCGGCTGACCTGCAGCAGCGGCTGGGGCTGAAAGAGGCTGTCGCCGCCAGCGTGGTCATCTGGACTACCACTCCATGGACTTTACCCGCCAATCAGGCGGTCGCCGTACATCCTGATTATGCTTATGTGCTCCTGCGCAGCGGGCATCGCCATATTCTGGTAGCTGCCGATCTGGCCGAAAGCACCCTCGCCCGTTATGGGGAAACCCCGGAAAATGGTCCTGCCATTCTGGCAGAATGCACCGGATCGCAGCTCGAAGGACTGATTCTGCAGCATCCTTTTCTGGATCGTCAGGTTCCGGTCATTCTCGGCCAACACGTTACCCTGGAAGCCGGTACCGGATGTGTGCACACCGCGCCTGCGCATGGCGTGGAGGACTATGAGGCCAGTCGTCATTATCATCTGCCGGTGGAAAGCCCCTTGCAGGATAACGGCCGCTTGCGTGATGACCTGCCCCGTGGTCTTGGCGGGCTGAATATTCGTCAAGCCAACGAAAAAATCATCGAACTGCTGCAGGAGGAAGATGCCCTACTGCATCTGGAAAAAATCCGCCATAGCTATCCCCATTGCTGGCGACACAAGACGCCCCTGCTGTTTCGGGCGACACCGCAATGGTTTATCAGCATGCCTGCCAACCAGCTCCGCGACAAGGCTCTCTCTGCCATAGAAGCAACGCGCTGGATTCCCGACTGGGGTCAGGAGCGCATTGCCGGCATGATCCGTCAGCGTCCGGACTGGTGTATTTCCCGGCAAAGAGCCTGGGGCGTACCCATTGCCCTGTTTTTCTGCGGCCAGTGTGGTGAACCGCTGCGCGATGCGGCAACTTTCGAACGGATTGCTCAGGCGGTGGAAGCTAACGGTGTTGATGCCTGGTTCAACCAGCCTGCCGAAGATTTTCTGCCTGCAGAAGCGCATTGTGCAGCCTGTGGATATGATCATTTTCACAAGAGCACGGATATTCTTGACGTCTGGTTTGATTCCGGCTCGACCCACGCCTTTGTCCTGGAGCAGCGTCCGGAACTGCAGAGTCCTGCCGACCTGTATCTGGAAGGTTCAGATCAACATCGTGGCTGGTTTCAGTCTTCGCTGCTGGAGTCTGTGGCGAGCCGAGGGCGCGCACCATTCAAGGCGGTTTTGACCCATGGCTTCACGGTGGATGGTGAAGGCCGCAAGATGAGCAAGTCAGTGGGTAACGTCATCGCCCCACAAAGCATTATCGACCGTTATGGTGCAGACATACTTCGGCTCTGGGTGGCTTCGGCAGATTACCGGGGCGAAATTCCCATTTCCGATGCCATCGTCAAGCAATTGGGGGATAGCTATCGGCGCATTCGTAACACGGCCCGCTACATTCTCGGCAACACCCACGATTTTGACTTCGCAAAAGACGCACTGCCCACAGCAGAGTTGCTGGAAATGGATCGCTGGATGCTGGCGCGCACCGCACTGTTGCAGGAAGAAATTCGTGCGGCCTATGCTGAATATCAATTTCTCAAGGTCCAGCAAAAGCTCCATCATTTTTGCTCCATCGACCTGGGCGGCCTTTATCTGGACGTACTCAAGGATCGTCTCTATACCTCACCGGCTGCTTCTCGCGCCCGCCGTTCCGCACAAACCGTCCTCTGGCTGATGCTGGAAGCCATGGTCCGCTGGATGGCACCCATCCTCAGCTTTACCGCAGAAGAAATCTGGCAGGAAATGCGCGATCGGCCGGCACCCAGCGTGTTTTTTGGTGAATACCCAGACCTCCCTTTGCCCGCAGATACCGTTGCGCTGAACGCCCGCTGGGAGCGTCTCAGTCAATTACGGGATGCGGTCAATGCGGCGCTGGAACTGCTACGTCAGGACAAGCAAATCGGCTCGGGTCTGGATGCCGAACTGCAGATTTATGCCAACGATGACTGGCAGGCGTTTCTGCACCCTCTGGGAGAAGAACTGCGCTATTTTTTGATGACTTCCGCCTGCAGCATCCATGCCTACTCCGAGCGACCGGAAAACAGCGCCGAACTGGTTCCCGGAGTTGCCCTGCAGGTACAAACGAGCACAGCCAGCAAATGTGCACGGTGCTGGCATCGCCGTCATGATGTCGGCCAGCATGCCGGACATCCGGAAATTTGTGGTCGTTGTGTAAGCAATCTTGAATTACCAGGCGAACAACGGGAGTTCTGCTGATGTTACGTTACCTTTGGCTGTCTTTTGCCGTCATCCTTGCAGATCAGGGCGTTAAACTCTGGCTGAGCCATATCTGGCGGGTGGGACAGGGTATTGTCGTCATCCCCGGCCTCCTGAATTTTCGCCTCGTTCATAATACGGGGGCTGCTTTCAGTTTTTTGGCAGGTGCAGGCGGTTGGCAGCGCTGGCTGCTCATTGGTATTGCCCTGCTGGTCGTTGTCGTCATTGTCGCCATCCTGCGTCGCCTCAAACCCGGCAGCACCTGGACCGCCATCGCTCTCGCACTCATTCTTGGCGGTGCTGTAGGCAATCTGATTGATCGCATTCGCCTCGGCTATGTAGTGGACTTCATTGGGGCGCACTGGGGTTCTTTATATTGGCCTTACTTCAATATTGCCGATAGCGCCATTTCCATCGGGGCGGTAATTCTGGTTCTGGACGCTTTCCGCCGGCATTAGCCCTCCGGTTACAAAAACGTCCCCTTGAGCAGTGGGGAGTTTTTGCGACACGGGCAGTTATCCTAAAACCGGAGGTGGGCCGGGAAGCTTTGCAGCGACTTTGGCCCGCGCCGTTGTTGTTCTTGGTGAAATCCTGCGCCCGTCAGGAGAGCTGTCTGAGCCCAAAGGGCGAGTTCTCTCCTGACAGCAGGATGAGCCTTAGAACAACAGGCAAGGGACGTTGGAGCAAAAAGCTTCCCGGCCCACCGCCGGTTTTAGGGGGCACCCTGTAAAAACGGGCACCTTGTCGTCAAAACGTGACAGAAATTAGCTGACTGACCGTTCGGATAATTTTTATGCATTGATTTATATGCGTTTATTATTTTGGCACGCTCCTTGCTTTATCATTTTCATTAGAAGGCTAAGGAGACAGCAGATGGATAACAGCACAAATTTATTGGCGGCTTTGCGTCGGGTTCGCAGCTTCCCCAGTTACTCTTCTTTCATGGCAGGACATGAAAGACAACGCATCAAACGGGAATTACAGAAACGCCTGCTCCGCCTGCGCCGGCAACGACAGGTTCAGCAACACCCCAACTTTGTGACCAAACAACAACAAATTGCCAGCGGTATTTTTCAGCACATTTTTCACTGAAACTTAGACGCAGGCGCGCTGAATATCCTTTCCGCATTCCTGCAAAAACTGCCAGCGTGCCACCCACTCATGCACTGGATGGAAAGAGGCTCCAGCAATCGCCTGACGAAAAGCTTCGAGATCTTTTTCGACCTGTTTCAAAACACTGAGTAAACGTCGCAAGCGCCCAGGATCTCCCTTGCGTTTGGCCGTTTCTATGGCCTCTCTGGCGACAGCCAGGGCACGAGGAAAGTCCATCGCTTGACGCAAAGCCGCATCCCGTTTTTTTCTTTCCCCCCCAGCTTCGCGATCCGGTATGCGGGGCACCCGTTGTTGCCATTCTTTCAATAAATCAAGGGACTGCTTTTCGAGATCCATACGCAGCTTTTCTGTAGAGCCTGCCAACATACGGGCACTTTTGAGTTTACGATCATCGTGACGAAGACGAGCCTGCCTGGTAAGACCCAGAGCAAGATCCTGCTCACTGACCAGTCCTTCAGCAATCAGCAACTTCCCCAGACGTTCACTCCCTTGCCTTTGATGGCGGAGAGCGCGTTCAAGCTGTTCCGGAGAAATAAATCCGCGCTGCAACAGCACTTGCCCAATACGGCGCTTTTCTTGTTCGTTTATCATTATTTTCTGCGCCGGTAGACGCTTTAATCCCTGTGTACCAGCCCGGCCCGCGCCTGAGCGCGTGGTTTTATAATGATTTCATCAATATTGACATGGGCAGGACGGCTGACAACCCAGCTAATGGCGTCGGCAATATCTGCTGCCACCAAAGGCTCCATACCTGCATATACACTCGCTGCACGTTCTGCATCTCCGGCAAAGCGCACCAGACTGAATTCGGTTTCCACCAGTCCCGGATCTATTTCGGTAATGCGGATGGGCTTGCCCAGCCATTCCACACGCAGCGTCTCGGTAATCGCCTTGACCGCATGTTTGCAGGCCGTATAACCGCCACCACCGGCATAGGTTTCATGGGCGGCAATACTGCCGATATTGACCAGATGCCCAACGCCCGAAGAAGCTTTCAACAGTCGTGGATAAAGTGCCTTACTCATCCGCGCCAGGCCCAGCACATTGCTGTCCCACATGCGTTGCCAGTGGGATTCCTCCATCTCGGCAATCGGCTCAAGGCCCAGCGCACCACCAGCATTATTGACCAGAATATCTACAGCCTCGGGCAACTGATCGACAAACTGACAGACACTTTCCGTGTCAGTGACATCCAGAGTCAGGGCCACCCCCTGAATTTCTTTTGCCAATGCCTGCAGTCTTTCCAGACGGCGGGCACCGACGTAGACCTTACATCCCTGATGTGCAAGCTGACGGGCTGTTTCTGCGCCAATACCCGATGATGCCCCCGTAACCACGGCACAGCGCTGAACGGGAATCATGCCCAACCCTCCGGTTCATTACCGGCTCGCCACTTGATGCTGCAACCCACACTGGGCAGGACTTTTGCCGGAGGCTCACGCTTTTCCAGCACGGCAGCTACCGCTTCCGATAAATCTTTTCCGGTAACCGGCAGCGTATTTTTGGGACGACTGTCATCAAACTGACCATGGTAAAAAAGCTTGCCTGCCTGATCAAAAAGGAAAATGTCCGGGGTACAAACGGCGTTGAAGGCCTTCGCTACGGCTTGATCTGCATCAAAAAGATAGGGAAAGTCATAACCGGCACGCTGCGCTTCGGCAGGCATTTTCTCGGGGGCATCCTCAGGATAGGTGTCCGGATCATTACTGTTGATCGCCACCACCTGAACTCCCTGATTTTGCCACTGACGGGCCAACTCGCCCAGCTGCCTGCTGATATGCAGTACATAAGGACAATGGTTGCAGATAAACAGCACCAGTAAGGGCTTGCCCCGGGCGGATGTACTGGACCAAAGCGTACTCTGCCCTCCCTCTGGCAAAGAAAAAGCGGGCATGGCGCCACCAACGGGTAAATCTTTTGCGGTCATTGCCATAATTGCATCTCCTAAATTTCCTGATGATGAGCCGAAGCTCGACTTTGTGTTGATCGTTTGCCGGTCATGCAGGTGCCGGGTGCAAACCATCTGCTGGGCCTTGCTGTTGGACGACTTCCAGCACCCAGGCACCATTACCCTGCAGGCGCAGGCAATGCTGGTGGTGCTGCAGCAAACTGGAGCGATGACCGACACTGATGATTGCGCTTTCCGGAAGGGCTTCGACCAGCAATTGATATAGTCGGTTTTCGGCGGGCTCATCCAGAGCCGAACTCGCCTCATCCAGAAATATCCACTGCGGTTTTTGCACCAGCACCCTCGCGAAAGCCAGACGCTGCTGTTCCCCCAAGGATAACACATGCGACCAGAGCCGGGAGTCATCCAGCTTGTCGGCAAGACTACTCATATCAACCCTGCGCAAAATCTGTTGCAGTTGCTGATCATCCACACTGGCGCCAAAGGGATACACCAGAACATCCCGGAGGGTACCCAGAGGCAAGTAAGGTTTTTGGGGAAGAAACAAGGGGCGCTCTCCTTCGGGTAGCCCGATTTCTCCGTCACCAAAAGGCCAGATACCTGCCAGACTGCGGATCAGCGTACTTTTTCCGCCACCGGAAGGCCCCATGATCAACAGTCGCTCACGACGACGGACGTCGAGATTCAGGTCATGCACCAGTTCCCGGCCATCGGGCAGGCGCACATTGAGATGCTTGACCTGCAGGTTGGGCGCGTTTTTCCGTTCAATCTGATAGTGGGTTTCACGGATGACCCGCACCTCGTCCATGGATTGTTCAAAAAAGCGCAAACGATCGACGACTGCATGCCAGTTGGCCAGACTGCTGTAACTGCTGACAATAAAGGAAAGCGCACCCTGCACCTGGGAAAAAGCGGAGGCGATTTGCTGCAGTCCGCCGATGCCAATGGCTTTATTCACAAAATAGGCAGGCATGCTGACAATAATCGGGAAAATAATGGCCGCCTGACCATACCCTGACACCCACCAGTTCAGGCGCATGGATCGCCAGATGATCCGCCAGTAATTCGCATACACTTCGGCAAAACGCCGGAGAAAATGGTGGCGTTCTTCGTTTTCACCTCCATATAAAGCTACGCTCTCGCTGTTTTCTCGCAGACGCATCATGCTGAAACGGAAATCCGCCTGATAGCGTTCCTGATTAAAATTGAGCTTGATCAGCGGGCGGCCAATAAGCGCTGTCAGAATGGTTCCAAATACGGCGTATATCAATGCAGCCCAAACCAGATAACCGGGAATGGTGTATAAAGCCCCATTCCAGGGGATGGTAATCATGGCCGACAATTCCCAGAGCATGAACACAAAGGCCGCCAGAGTCGTTACTGAACTGAGCAGGCCAATGATGATGTTCAGGGTCTGGCTGGTAAAACTGGCCAGATCCTCGCTGATACGCTGGTCGGGGTTATCTGTGCCATCGCCGAGCACCTGCATATGGTAAAATGTGCTTTTGGACAACCAGTTGTCGAGATAATGGCGGGTCAGCCAACGTCGCCAGCGGATTTCCAGCATCTGGGTAAAAAAAGTCTGGGATACGGCGGCTATGATGTAGGCTGTCGCCAGCAACAGAAAAATCAGCATCTGATGCCAGGCCGCATTGACGGCAAAACGCTGCAAGGCATTCCAGAAAACGGCATACCATTGGGTAATGCGGTAGGAAATAAATACCATAAACAGGTTGAGAATAATGATCAACGCGAAAACACCCCGCGCACTCCAGCGCTCTTCTGAATGCCACCAGTATGGCTTGCTGATACGCCACAAGTCGCGAAAAAACGCTCCGTTAAACTGCTTCATGCACACTCCCCAACCATAAAAACCTGCAACATCTCAACGCTCCTCCGGTCTTCGCGCATTCCCCGGCTTAATTATTGCTATGCTTCAAGGGATGTCTTATCTGTAAAGCTCAGGAGAATAGCATGACCCAATCCAAAAACCATTCCCGTCGTCAGTTTATCGGAGGTATTGCTGCTGTTGCTGGAGTCGGTGCCCTGGCCATCAGCAATCAGGGCAACGCCCAGGGCATGATGGGGCCAACCAAAAACAAGGTAGTGTTTCAACTCAACAAGTCCGATCCGGCTTATATTCTGGACATCCTGCATAGTGCTGCCGTCGTCCTCGGCCATTTCAACAGCGATGCCGACATTGTCATCGACTGCTTCGGACCCGGCCTCTGGTTGCTGGTCAAGGCCCCGAAAAATCATCAACATTACGAAAAATTCATTATGGAACAGGTAGAAAGCCTGCACATGTATGGCGTGGTTTTCAACGCCTGTGAACAGACCATGAAAACCATCCACATCGACAAGGCAGATCTGATTCCACAGGCGGTGCCCGTGTTTAGCGGCGCGGTGGATCTCATTACCCTGCAGCAAAAAGGTTATGCCTATATCGCCTGGTAGGAAACCCTCAGTCCAGTTGCCGATGTTGCAGAGCGGGTAACTGCTTTCGGCAACTTTGCAGGTAATCCCTGTCCATTCCAGCCATCACCCATCCCGGCCCCTGTTCCATGCGGGCCAGGACCTGCCCCCAGGGGTCAATAATCATGCTGCAGCCAAACGTCTGGCGACCATTCTGATGCAGACCACCCTGATCGGCAGCCAGCACGTACGCCTGATTTTCGATGGCTCGGGCGCGCAGCAAACTTTCCCAGTGGGCGGCACCCGTTTGTCGGGTGAAAGCGCTTGGCACCACCA harbors:
- the ileS gene encoding isoleucine--tRNA ligase gives rise to the protein MDYKLTLNLPQTDFPMQGKLPEREPATLARWQEHDLYAAIQAARSNAPVFILHDGPPYANGKIHIGHAVNKILKDIINKSKLSEGYRVPYVPGWDCHGLPIEIQVEKELGRPGEKVSAQEFRNACRTYAEGQIVGQRQDFERLGILGDWQHPYLTMHFAAEANILRELGRLTVNSQVVRGAKPVHWCVDCGSALAEAEVEYQDRTDPSIDVAFAVANPADLQQRLGLKEAVAASVVIWTTTPWTLPANQAVAVHPDYAYVLLRSGHRHILVAADLAESTLARYGETPENGPAILAECTGSQLEGLILQHPFLDRQVPVILGQHVTLEAGTGCVHTAPAHGVEDYEASRHYHLPVESPLQDNGRLRDDLPRGLGGLNIRQANEKIIELLQEEDALLHLEKIRHSYPHCWRHKTPLLFRATPQWFISMPANQLRDKALSAIEATRWIPDWGQERIAGMIRQRPDWCISRQRAWGVPIALFFCGQCGEPLRDAATFERIAQAVEANGVDAWFNQPAEDFLPAEAHCAACGYDHFHKSTDILDVWFDSGSTHAFVLEQRPELQSPADLYLEGSDQHRGWFQSSLLESVASRGRAPFKAVLTHGFTVDGEGRKMSKSVGNVIAPQSIIDRYGADILRLWVASADYRGEIPISDAIVKQLGDSYRRIRNTARYILGNTHDFDFAKDALPTAELLEMDRWMLARTALLQEEIRAAYAEYQFLKVQQKLHHFCSIDLGGLYLDVLKDRLYTSPAASRARRSAQTVLWLMLEAMVRWMAPILSFTAEEIWQEMRDRPAPSVFFGEYPDLPLPADTVALNARWERLSQLRDAVNAALELLRQDKQIGSGLDAELQIYANDDWQAFLHPLGEELRYFLMTSACSIHAYSERPENSAELVPGVALQVQTSTASKCARCWHRRHDVGQHAGHPEICGRCVSNLELPGEQREFC
- the lspA gene encoding signal peptidase II gives rise to the protein MLRYLWLSFAVILADQGVKLWLSHIWRVGQGIVVIPGLLNFRLVHNTGAAFSFLAGAGGWQRWLLIGIALLVVVVIVAILRRLKPGSTWTAIALALILGGAVGNLIDRIRLGYVVDFIGAHWGSLYWPYFNIADSAISIGAVILVLDAFRRH
- a CDS encoding ABC transporter ATP-binding protein/permease, with the translated sequence MKQFNGAFFRDLWRISKPYWWHSEERWSARGVFALIIILNLFMVFISYRITQWYAVFWNALQRFAVNAAWHQMLIFLLLATAYIIAAVSQTFFTQMLEIRWRRWLTRHYLDNWLSKSTFYHMQVLGDGTDNPDQRISEDLASFTSQTLNIIIGLLSSVTTLAAFVFMLWELSAMITIPWNGALYTIPGYLVWAALIYAVFGTILTALIGRPLIKLNFNQERYQADFRFSMMRLRENSESVALYGGENEERHHFLRRFAEVYANYWRIIWRSMRLNWWVSGYGQAAIIFPIIVSMPAYFVNKAIGIGGLQQIASAFSQVQGALSFIVSSYSSLANWHAVVDRLRFFEQSMDEVRVIRETHYQIERKNAPNLQVKHLNVRLPDGRELVHDLNLDVRRRERLLIMGPSGGGKSTLIRSLAGIWPFGDGEIGLPEGERPLFLPQKPYLPLGTLRDVLVYPFGASVDDQQLQQILRRVDMSSLADKLDDSRLWSHVLSLGEQQRLAFARVLVQKPQWIFLDEASSALDEPAENRLYQLLVEALPESAIISVGHRSSLLQHHQHCLRLQGNGAWVLEVVQQQGPADGLHPAPA
- a CDS encoding SDR family NAD(P)-dependent oxidoreductase, which translates into the protein MIPVQRCAVVTGASSGIGAETARQLAHQGCKVYVGARRLERLQALAKEIQGVALTLDVTDTESVCQFVDQLPEAVDILVNNAGGALGLEPIAEMEESHWQRMWDSNVLGLARMSKALYPRLLKASSGVGHLVNIGSIAAHETYAGGGGYTACKHAVKAITETLRVEWLGKPIRITEIDPGLVETEFSLVRFAGDAERAASVYAGMEPLVAADIADAISWVVSRPAHVNIDEIIIKPRAQARAGLVHRD
- a CDS encoding DsrE family protein → MTQSKNHSRRQFIGGIAAVAGVGALAISNQGNAQGMMGPTKNKVVFQLNKSDPAYILDILHSAAVVLGHFNSDADIVIDCFGPGLWLLVKAPKNHQHYEKFIMEQVESLHMYGVVFNACEQTMKTIHIDKADLIPQAVPVFSGAVDLITLQQKGYAYIAW
- a CDS encoding thioredoxin family protein, with translation MAMTAKDLPVGGAMPAFSLPEGGQSTLWSSTSARGKPLLVLFICNHCPYVLHISRQLGELARQWQNQGVQVVAINSNDPDTYPEDAPEKMPAEAQRAGYDFPYLFDADQAVAKAFNAVCTPDIFLFDQAGKLFYHGQFDDSRPKNTLPVTGKDLSEAVAAVLEKREPPAKVLPSVGCSIKWRAGNEPEGWA